A genomic window from Streptomyces sp. MST-110588 includes:
- a CDS encoding DUF5998 family protein, with product MAKTGTTTQGLRAAIERSGYYPALVAEAVQAAVGGEPVVSYLVHQETTFDANEVRRHVTVLVLTGTRFIVSHTDEQAADATSPSPYATTSTESVKLGRISSVVLSRVVANPESYTPGQLPREVVLTIGWGAVARLDLEPASCGDPDCDADHGYTGSSTADDLSLRVSEAGDGPDTVRQTLAFAQALSEATAATATAR from the coding sequence ATGGCAAAGACCGGTACGACGACCCAGGGGCTGCGCGCGGCGATCGAGCGCAGCGGCTACTACCCGGCACTCGTGGCCGAGGCGGTGCAGGCCGCGGTCGGCGGTGAACCCGTGGTCTCGTACCTGGTGCACCAGGAGACGACCTTCGACGCCAACGAGGTACGCCGCCATGTCACGGTCCTCGTCCTGACCGGCACCCGCTTCATCGTCAGCCACACCGACGAGCAGGCCGCCGACGCCACCTCCCCCTCGCCGTACGCCACCACCTCCACCGAGTCCGTCAAGCTCGGCCGGATCTCCTCCGTGGTGCTCAGCCGCGTCGTGGCCAACCCCGAGTCCTACACCCCCGGGCAGTTGCCCCGCGAGGTCGTCCTGACCATCGGCTGGGGTGCCGTCGCCCGGCTGGACCTGGAGCCCGCGAGCTGCGGCGATCCCGACTGCGACGCGGACCACGGCTACACCGGCTCCTCCACCGCCGACGACCTCTCGCTGCGGGTCAGCGAGGCGGGCGACGGCCCGGACACCGTGCGCCAGACCCTCGCCTTCGCCCAGGCGCTCTCCGAGGCCACCGCGGCCACCGCCACCGCCCGCTGA
- a CDS encoding thymidine kinase, with amino-acid sequence MPELVFFSGTMDCGKSTLALQIEHNRSARGLQGMIYTRNDRAGRGKLSSRLGLVTEAVEAADDMDFYAHVVGHLTSGGRVDYVIADEAQFLTSEQIDQLARVVDDLDLDVYAFGITTDFRSKLFPGSQRLMELADRVEVLQVEALCWCGARATHNARTVGGRMVVEGAQVVIGDVDDPRAEVGYEVLCRRHHRRRQTSATAHAAALSPDVLPVDAAR; translated from the coding sequence ATGCCCGAGCTGGTGTTCTTCTCCGGAACGATGGACTGTGGAAAGAGCACCCTCGCTCTGCAGATAGAGCACAACCGCTCGGCCCGCGGCCTGCAAGGAATGATCTACACCCGCAACGACCGGGCGGGCCGGGGCAAGCTCTCCTCCCGTCTCGGCCTGGTCACCGAGGCGGTCGAGGCGGCGGACGACATGGACTTCTACGCGCATGTCGTCGGCCATCTGACCTCCGGCGGACGTGTCGACTACGTCATCGCCGACGAGGCCCAGTTCCTCACCTCCGAGCAGATCGACCAGCTCGCGCGCGTCGTGGACGACCTGGACCTGGACGTCTACGCCTTCGGCATCACCACCGACTTCCGCAGCAAGCTCTTCCCCGGCTCGCAGCGCCTGATGGAACTGGCCGACCGGGTGGAAGTACTCCAGGTCGAGGCCCTGTGCTGGTGCGGCGCCCGCGCCACGCACAACGCCCGTACCGTGGGGGGAAGGATGGTCGTCGAGGGCGCGCAGGTCGTCATCGGCGACGTGGACGACCCGCGGGCCGAGGTCGGCTACGAGGTGCTGTGCCGGCGTCACCACCGGCGCCGCCAGACCTCCGCCACCGCCCACGCGGCGGCCCTGTCACCGGACGTCCTGCCGGTCGACGCCGCGCGCTAA
- a CDS encoding VOC family protein: protein MTTEAAARRTPGAPCWVSLMVHGLSATQKFYSALFGWEFGPGPQHFGPYVRAFLGGREVAGIGELAPDRHLHVSWTTYLASDDADAAAERIRCCGGTVGVGPLDADQEGRMAIASDPQGAVFGLWQGKAMQGTAVAGEPGTPVWNELVTRETDAVGAFYETVFGYETEPAATAGVDYLTLYLKGHAVAGIHGVGDALPRDRGPHWMTYFAVSHTDAAVRRVAELGGRVLRGARDSAHGRLATVADPEGAVFTVIEPYEDPEDPAEPAGPAGPAGPAGPAGPAGPADPNE from the coding sequence ATGACGACGGAGGCAGCGGCCCGGCGGACGCCGGGCGCGCCCTGCTGGGTAAGTCTCATGGTGCACGGCCTGTCCGCCACGCAGAAGTTCTACAGCGCTTTGTTCGGTTGGGAGTTCGGGCCGGGGCCGCAGCACTTCGGCCCGTACGTCCGTGCCTTCCTCGGCGGCCGGGAGGTGGCCGGGATCGGCGAGCTGGCACCCGACCGGCATCTCCATGTCTCCTGGACCACCTATCTCGCCAGCGACGACGCGGACGCGGCGGCCGAGCGCATCCGCTGCTGCGGCGGCACGGTCGGCGTCGGTCCGCTGGACGCGGACCAGGAGGGGCGGATGGCCATCGCCTCCGACCCGCAGGGCGCGGTCTTCGGGCTCTGGCAGGGCAAGGCGATGCAGGGTACGGCGGTGGCCGGGGAGCCGGGCACCCCGGTGTGGAACGAGCTGGTGACCAGGGAGACGGACGCGGTCGGGGCCTTCTACGAGACGGTCTTCGGCTACGAGACCGAGCCGGCCGCGACGGCCGGGGTGGATTATCTGACGCTGTACCTCAAAGGGCACGCGGTGGCGGGGATCCACGGCGTGGGCGACGCGCTGCCGCGTGACCGGGGGCCGCACTGGATGACGTACTTCGCGGTCTCCCACACCGATGCCGCGGTACGCCGGGTCGCGGAGCTGGGCGGGCGGGTGCTGCGGGGGGCGCGGGACTCCGCACACGGGCGGCTGGCGACCGTCGCCGACCCCGAGGGCGCGGTCTTCACGGTGATCGAACCGTACGAAGACCCGGAAGACCCGGCAGAACCAGCAGGACCAGCAGGACCGGCGGGCCCGGCGGGCCCGGCGGGCCCGGCGGGCCCGGCGGACCCGAACGAGTGA
- a CDS encoding nucleotide pyrophosphatase/phosphodiesterase family protein, which translates to MAHSAAPAWPEPEPLDPATAPVPRYGTGSLADLLPAIVAGQGLLPHAVPEVPNPGGPDAPEDPAPPAYPGMDLTPADRACVFLIDGLGWEQLRAHPDEAPFLTSLLGTSFNNTGRPITAGFPSTTATSLASVGTGLPPGAHGLPGYTCQDPAAGVLMNQLRWQPWTDPYAWQPYPTVFQLADAAGIHTCQVSSPHFQHTPLTEIALSGGTFHGRLSGEERMDLAARQLAAGDRSLVYTYYAEVDGKGHRYGVDSDAWRGQLMYVDRLAQRLAEQLPPRSALYITADHGMIDIPFGPESRIDFDEDWELRAGVRLLGGEGRARHVYAHPGAAADVLAVWREVVGEQMWVASREEAIAAGWFGPRVEDRVRERIGDVVAAAHADMVVVATESEPGESAMVGMHGSMTPVEQLVPLLEVRT; encoded by the coding sequence ATGGCGCACTCCGCCGCCCCCGCCTGGCCCGAACCCGAACCGCTCGACCCGGCGACGGCTCCCGTTCCCCGGTACGGCACCGGCTCGCTCGCCGACCTGCTCCCCGCGATCGTCGCGGGCCAGGGCCTGCTGCCGCACGCCGTACCGGAGGTGCCGAACCCGGGCGGCCCGGACGCCCCCGAGGACCCGGCCCCACCCGCGTACCCGGGCATGGACCTGACCCCCGCCGACCGCGCCTGCGTCTTCCTGATCGACGGCCTCGGGTGGGAGCAGCTCCGCGCCCACCCTGACGAGGCCCCGTTCCTGACGTCCCTCCTCGGCACCTCGTTCAACAACACCGGCCGCCCCATCACCGCCGGCTTCCCGTCCACCACCGCCACCTCGCTGGCCTCGGTCGGTACGGGACTGCCGCCCGGCGCCCACGGCCTGCCCGGCTACACCTGCCAGGACCCGGCCGCCGGCGTCCTGATGAACCAGCTCCGCTGGCAGCCCTGGACCGACCCGTACGCCTGGCAGCCGTACCCGACGGTCTTCCAGCTCGCCGACGCGGCCGGCATCCACACCTGCCAGGTCTCCTCCCCGCACTTCCAGCACACCCCGCTCACCGAGATCGCCCTGAGCGGCGGCACCTTCCACGGCCGGCTCTCCGGCGAGGAGCGGATGGACCTGGCCGCCAGACAACTGGCCGCCGGGGACCGCTCGCTGGTCTACACGTACTACGCGGAGGTGGACGGCAAGGGCCACCGCTACGGCGTCGACTCCGACGCCTGGCGTGGACAGCTCATGTACGTCGACCGTCTCGCGCAGCGCCTGGCCGAACAACTCCCGCCCCGCTCCGCCCTGTACATCACCGCCGACCACGGCATGATCGACATCCCCTTCGGCCCGGAGTCCCGTATCGACTTCGACGAGGACTGGGAGCTGCGCGCGGGGGTGCGGCTGCTGGGCGGCGAGGGACGGGCCCGGCATGTGTACGCCCACCCCGGCGCCGCCGCCGACGTGCTCGCCGTCTGGCGTGAGGTGGTCGGCGAGCAGATGTGGGTGGCGAGCCGCGAAGAGGCCATCGCCGCCGGGTGGTTCGGGCCACGGGTGGAGGACCGGGTCCGTGAGCGCATCGGTGACGTCGTCGCCGCCGCGCACGCCGACATGGTGGTCGTCGCGACCGAGTCCGAGCCCGGGGAGTCCGCGATGGTGGGCATGCACGGCTCGATGACCCCGGTCGAACAATTGGTCCCGCTCCTGGAAGTCCGTACCTGA
- a CDS encoding MFS transporter gives MPSPYRAIFGRPGTVAFSAAGLLGRMPLSMLGIGVVTMVSQLTGRYGLAGALSATLALSAAVLGPQVSRLVDRHGQRRVLRPATLLTVTAVAGLLLSAQQGWPDWTLFVFAAGAGSMPSVGSMVRARWAAIHDGSARLLHTAYSWESIVDELCFILGPILSIGLSTAWFPEAGPLLAAVFLVAGVLWLTAQRATEPVPHPREEHTRQSALRSPGLQVLVATFVATGAIFGAVDVVTVAFAEEAGHKAAASVVLAVYALGSCVAGAVFGLLHLKGEPSRRWLVGVCAMAVSMIPLQLVGNLTFLAVALFFAGLSIAPTMVTTMALVEQHVPRANLTEGMSWTSTGLAVGVALGSSAAGWVVDAAGAGAGYLVPAVAGALAAVVAFLGYRRLRPAPQREGSALSQARGGMSTDDPGTRDRSERGRDESVRGRAS, from the coding sequence TTGCCCAGTCCCTACCGCGCCATATTCGGCCGCCCCGGCACCGTGGCGTTCTCCGCCGCCGGGCTGCTGGGCCGGATGCCGCTGTCGATGCTGGGCATCGGCGTGGTCACGATGGTCTCCCAGCTCACCGGCCGCTACGGCCTGGCCGGGGCGCTCTCGGCGACGCTTGCGCTCTCCGCCGCCGTCCTGGGCCCGCAGGTCTCCCGGCTGGTGGACCGGCACGGCCAGCGCCGGGTGCTGCGCCCGGCCACCTTGCTGACCGTCACCGCCGTCGCGGGACTGCTGCTCAGCGCCCAGCAGGGCTGGCCGGACTGGACGCTGTTCGTCTTCGCCGCCGGGGCGGGCAGCATGCCGAGCGTCGGCTCGATGGTGCGGGCCCGCTGGGCGGCGATCCACGACGGCTCCGCCCGGCTCCTGCACACCGCGTACTCGTGGGAGTCGATCGTCGACGAGCTCTGCTTCATCCTGGGGCCCATCCTGTCCATCGGGCTGTCCACGGCGTGGTTCCCCGAGGCGGGCCCGCTGCTGGCGGCCGTCTTCCTGGTGGCCGGTGTCCTGTGGCTGACCGCGCAGCGCGCGACCGAGCCCGTACCGCATCCGCGCGAGGAGCACACCCGGCAGTCGGCGCTGCGCTCCCCCGGTCTCCAGGTGCTGGTGGCGACCTTCGTGGCCACCGGAGCGATCTTCGGCGCGGTCGACGTGGTGACGGTGGCGTTCGCCGAGGAGGCCGGCCACAAGGCCGCGGCCAGCGTGGTGTTGGCGGTCTACGCCCTCGGATCGTGCGTGGCGGGCGCGGTGTTCGGCCTGCTGCACCTCAAGGGTGAGCCGTCCCGCAGGTGGCTGGTGGGCGTCTGTGCGATGGCCGTGAGTATGATCCCGCTCCAACTGGTCGGGAACCTCACGTTTCTGGCCGTGGCGCTCTTCTTCGCGGGTCTGTCCATCGCACCGACGATGGTGACCACCATGGCCCTGGTCGAGCAGCACGTACCGCGCGCGAACCTGACCGAGGGAATGAGCTGGACCAGTACCGGGCTCGCGGTCGGGGTGGCGCTCGGCTCGTCGGCCGCCGGCTGGGTGGTGGACGCGGCCGGGGCCGGCGCGGGGTATCTGGTGCCGGCCGTGGCGGGGGCGCTCGCGGCGGTGGTGGCGTTCCTCGGATACCGCCGGCTCCGTCCGGCGCCGCAGCGGGAGGGCTCGGCCCTGTCGCAGGCAAGGGGAGGGATGAGCACGGATGACCCAGGTACGAGGGACCGGAGCGAACGGGGCCGGGACGAATCGGTCCGGGGCAGAGCGTCCTGA
- the sepH gene encoding septation protein SepH, whose translation MPELRVVAVSNDGTRLVLKAADSTEYTLPIDERLRAAVRNDRARLGQIEIEVESHLRPRDIQARIRAGASAEEVAQLAGIPVDRVRRFEGPVLAERAFMAERARKTPVRRPGENTGPQLGEAVAERLLLRGADKESVQWDSWRRDDGTWEVLLVYRVATEPHSASWTYDPPRRLVQAVDDEARALIGETDDTPEPSFPFVPRIARLPRDRPLDRALDRQMPDRDRDRSERDRAKVSAEDSGSGEENTAGERERERDSLTSLLEAVPSFRGDMIVPESAKTAQSDEPAAQAEVEEPPAASAGAGSAYADVLMPRAVAGHRDRLTGTTDRQAEADGVRPGRRAAVPSWDEIVFGTRRKKPE comes from the coding sequence ATGCCCGAACTGCGTGTCGTGGCCGTCTCCAACGACGGCACACGGCTGGTGCTCAAAGCTGCGGACAGCACCGAGTACACGCTTCCGATCGACGAGCGGCTGCGCGCCGCGGTCCGCAACGACCGCGCGCGTCTGGGCCAGATCGAGATCGAGGTCGAGAGCCATCTGCGTCCGCGGGACATCCAGGCGCGCATACGGGCCGGTGCCTCCGCGGAGGAGGTCGCCCAGCTCGCCGGCATCCCCGTGGACCGCGTACGCCGCTTCGAGGGCCCCGTGCTCGCGGAGCGCGCCTTCATGGCCGAGCGGGCCCGTAAGACGCCCGTACGCCGGCCCGGCGAGAACACCGGACCGCAGCTCGGCGAGGCGGTGGCCGAGCGGCTGCTGCTGCGCGGCGCCGACAAGGAGTCCGTGCAGTGGGACTCCTGGCGGCGGGACGACGGCACCTGGGAGGTGCTGTTGGTCTACCGCGTGGCCACCGAGCCGCATTCGGCGAGCTGGACGTACGACCCGCCGCGACGGCTCGTCCAGGCGGTGGACGACGAGGCGCGGGCGCTGATCGGCGAGACGGACGACACCCCCGAGCCGAGCTTCCCCTTCGTACCCCGCATCGCGCGGCTGCCGCGTGACCGGCCGCTGGACCGCGCCCTGGACCGCCAGATGCCGGACCGCGACCGGGACCGTTCCGAGCGCGACCGCGCCAAGGTGTCCGCCGAGGACTCCGGGAGCGGCGAGGAGAACACCGCCGGTGAGCGGGAGCGCGAGCGGGACTCGCTGACGAGCCTGCTGGAGGCCGTGCCCAGCTTCCGGGGCGACATGATCGTGCCGGAGTCCGCCAAGACGGCGCAGAGCGATGAGCCGGCCGCGCAGGCGGAGGTCGAGGAGCCGCCCGCGGCGAGCGCCGGCGCCGGTTCCGCGTACGCCGACGTGCTGATGCCCAGGGCGGTGGCGGGCCACCGCGACCGGCTGACCGGGACGACCGACCGGCAGGCCGAGGCGGACGGCGTACGGCCGGGGCGGCGGGCCGCCGTGCCGAGCTGGGACGAGATCGTCTTCGGGACGCGGCGCAAGAAGCCGGAGTAG
- a CDS encoding sulfurtransferase: MTVIITATELMAELAGGQPGKARPVLLDVRWQLGGPPGGPQYAAGHLPGAVYVDLDGELAGPSGPAGRHPLPDLEVFTAAMRRAGIGADSEVVVYDGGPGEVPAQNPAAGWAAARAWWLLRWAGHSSVRVLDGGLAAWTAAGGALTTDVPEPVPGDFTPAPGALPLLTAPDAAALARRGVLLDARAAERYRGDVEPIDRVGGHIPGALSAPTTENLAPDGTFRAPGELAERFSSLGATAGAEVGVYCGSGVSGAHEVLALAIAGVPAALYVGSWSEWSSDASRPVATGPQPG, translated from the coding sequence ATGACTGTCATCATCACCGCGACCGAACTCATGGCCGAACTCGCGGGCGGGCAGCCCGGGAAGGCCCGGCCGGTCCTGCTGGACGTCCGCTGGCAGCTCGGGGGGCCGCCGGGAGGTCCGCAGTACGCGGCCGGCCATCTGCCCGGCGCGGTCTACGTCGACCTCGACGGCGAACTGGCGGGCCCCTCCGGTCCGGCCGGCCGCCACCCGCTGCCGGACCTGGAGGTGTTCACCGCGGCCATGCGCCGGGCGGGCATCGGCGCGGACAGCGAGGTGGTCGTGTACGACGGCGGGCCGGGCGAGGTCCCGGCACAGAACCCCGCGGCGGGCTGGGCCGCGGCCCGCGCCTGGTGGCTGCTGCGCTGGGCCGGGCACTCCTCGGTACGGGTCCTGGACGGCGGCCTCGCCGCCTGGACCGCGGCCGGCGGCGCCCTGACCACCGACGTACCGGAACCCGTACCGGGCGATTTCACCCCCGCTCCCGGCGCGCTGCCCCTGCTCACGGCGCCGGACGCGGCGGCCCTGGCCCGCCGCGGTGTCCTGCTGGACGCACGGGCGGCCGAGCGCTACCGGGGGGACGTGGAGCCCATCGACCGGGTCGGCGGCCACATCCCGGGCGCGCTCAGCGCCCCGACGACGGAGAACCTCGCGCCCGACGGGACCTTCCGGGCGCCCGGTGAACTCGCCGAACGCTTCTCCTCGCTCGGCGCGACGGCCGGCGCGGAGGTCGGCGTCTACTGCGGCTCGGGCGTCTCGGGCGCCCACGAAGTCCTCGCCCTGGCCATCGCCGGCGTGCCCGCCGCGCTGTACGTCGGCTCCTGGAGCGAGTGGTCCTCGGACGCGTCGCGGCCGGTCGCCACGGGACCGCAGCCGGGCTGA
- a CDS encoding ferrochelatase, with protein MPEQSESRAPSAGGSPGPDTTPDAAPYDALLLLSFGGPEGPDDVVPFLENVTRGRGIPRERLKEVGQHYFRFGGVSPINAQNRELLQALRKDFAEHGLDLPVYWGNRNWAPYLTDTLREMVRDGRRRIAVLATSAYASYSGCRQYRENLADALAALQAEGLRPPRVDKLRHYFNHAGFVRPMVDGVLAALAELPEAVRDRAHLAFTTHSIPLSAADTSGPPQDHTEGGEGGAYVAQHLDVAEVIAEEVRQETGTAHPWQLVYQSRSGAPHIPWLEPDICDHLEELHGAGVPAVVMAPIGFVSDHMEVKYDLDTEAADKAAELGLPVARAATVGADPRFAAAVRDLVLERAAAERGRNPERCALGALGPSHDLCPAGCCPARTPRPAAAGADAPA; from the coding sequence ATGCCTGAACAGAGCGAGTCCCGCGCCCCTTCCGCCGGGGGGAGCCCCGGCCCGGACACCACCCCCGACGCCGCTCCCTATGACGCCCTGCTGCTGCTGTCCTTCGGCGGCCCCGAAGGACCGGACGACGTCGTTCCGTTCCTGGAGAACGTCACCCGCGGCCGGGGCATCCCCCGCGAACGGCTCAAGGAGGTGGGGCAGCACTACTTCCGCTTCGGCGGCGTCAGCCCCATCAACGCGCAGAACCGCGAGCTGCTCCAGGCACTGCGCAAGGACTTCGCCGAACACGGCCTGGACCTGCCGGTCTACTGGGGCAACCGCAACTGGGCGCCCTATCTGACCGACACCCTGCGCGAGATGGTCCGCGACGGCCGCCGCCGCATCGCCGTCCTGGCCACCAGCGCGTACGCCTCGTACTCCGGCTGCCGCCAGTACCGCGAGAACCTCGCCGACGCGCTCGCCGCCCTCCAGGCCGAGGGCCTCCGGCCGCCCCGGGTCGACAAGCTGCGCCACTACTTCAACCACGCCGGCTTCGTACGCCCCATGGTCGACGGGGTGCTCGCCGCGCTCGCCGAGCTGCCCGAAGCCGTACGCGACCGGGCGCACCTGGCCTTCACCACCCACTCCATCCCGCTCTCCGCCGCCGACACCTCCGGCCCGCCGCAGGACCACACCGAGGGCGGCGAAGGCGGCGCGTACGTCGCCCAGCACCTGGACGTGGCCGAGGTGATCGCCGAGGAGGTCCGCCAGGAGACCGGCACCGCTCACCCCTGGCAGCTCGTCTACCAGTCGCGCAGCGGCGCCCCGCACATCCCCTGGCTGGAGCCGGACATCTGCGACCACCTGGAGGAGCTGCACGGCGCCGGTGTCCCGGCCGTGGTCATGGCCCCCATCGGGTTCGTCTCGGACCACATGGAGGTCAAGTACGACCTGGACACCGAGGCCGCCGACAAGGCCGCCGAGCTGGGCCTGCCGGTCGCCCGCGCCGCCACCGTCGGCGCCGACCCGCGCTTCGCCGCGGCCGTCCGCGACCTGGTCCTGGAGCGTGCCGCCGCCGAGCGGGGGCGGAACCCGGAGCGCTGTGCCCTGGGCGCGCTGGGGCCCAGCCACGACCTGTGCCCGGCCGGGTGCTGCCCGGCCCGTACGCCGCGCCCGGCCGCCGCGGGCGCCGACGCCCCGGCGTAG